Proteins encoded in a region of the Thiohalospira halophila DSM 15071 genome:
- a CDS encoding class II aldolase/adducin family protein, producing MDPRADLVRYYHWLHRYGLNDAHSGNASVRDGNTVWVTPTGACADTLRPFELVACSPGDGPGPGASLDGALHLAVYHHNPAAGAVLHAHNPHTVALTLDGSDFHPPDFEGQYYFPRVPVLDIPYGEYLERAPEAVAATLAEYPVTVVRGHGVYAAAPTLDRAYKWVGSLEQSAHTTWLARQAGTL from the coding sequence ATGGATCCGCGCGCCGACCTCGTCCGCTACTACCACTGGCTCCACCGCTACGGCCTCAACGATGCCCACAGCGGCAACGCCTCGGTCCGCGACGGCAACACCGTCTGGGTCACCCCCACCGGCGCCTGCGCCGACACCCTGCGCCCCTTCGAGCTGGTGGCGTGCTCCCCGGGCGACGGCCCCGGGCCCGGTGCCTCCCTGGATGGCGCCCTCCACCTGGCCGTCTACCACCACAATCCGGCGGCCGGCGCGGTCCTCCACGCCCACAACCCCCACACCGTGGCCCTGACCCTGGACGGCAGCGACTTCCATCCGCCGGACTTCGAGGGGCAGTACTATTTCCCCCGGGTGCCGGTCCTCGACATCCCCTACGGCGAGTACCTGGAACGGGCCCCGGAGGCGGTGGCGGCAACCCTGGCGGAATACCCCGTCACGGTGGTCCGCGGCCACGGCGTCTACGCCGCTGCCCCCACCCTGGATCGGGCCTACAAGTGGGTGGGCTCCCTGGAGCAGTCGGCGCACACCACGTGGCTGGCCCGGCAGGCGGGGACGCTCTAG
- a CDS encoding alpha-L-glutamate ligase-like protein: protein MLLGRWRKLAGRGVVGMNRRNIQYVGGYNDRRLYPLVDDKRRTKELAAAHGVATPPLLATVETQFQVRGLAAFLARQTGFAMKPARGSGGKGILVVTDTADGTFRQGGEALPPGEVERHASNILSGLYSLGGAPDVAVVEGLVDCDPVLAEWAGGGVPDIRVVVFRGYPVMAMVRLGTRVSGGKANLHQGAVGVGLDLATGRAVQGVQFDRPCRRHPDSGTDFAHLAVPGWDALLAEAAACYDMTGLGYLGVDLVLDRDRGPLLLELNARPGLAIQMTNGEGLKPRLDRVEAEPEGRPAAGRAAWAQAAFPREPL, encoded by the coding sequence GTGCTCCTGGGCCGGTGGCGGAAGCTGGCGGGACGGGGTGTCGTCGGCATGAACCGACGCAACATCCAGTATGTCGGTGGCTACAACGATCGCCGCCTCTACCCCCTGGTGGACGACAAGCGCCGGACCAAGGAGCTGGCGGCGGCCCACGGCGTGGCCACGCCGCCCCTGCTGGCCACGGTGGAGACCCAGTTCCAGGTCCGCGGGCTGGCGGCCTTCCTGGCCCGGCAGACCGGCTTCGCCATGAAGCCGGCCCGGGGCAGCGGCGGCAAGGGGATCCTGGTGGTCACCGACACCGCCGACGGCACCTTCCGCCAGGGGGGCGAGGCCCTGCCGCCCGGCGAGGTGGAGCGCCACGCCTCCAACATCCTCTCCGGCCTCTACAGCCTCGGCGGGGCACCGGATGTCGCCGTGGTGGAGGGGCTGGTGGACTGCGATCCGGTGCTCGCGGAATGGGCCGGCGGCGGCGTCCCCGACATCCGGGTGGTGGTCTTCCGCGGCTATCCGGTGATGGCCATGGTCCGCCTGGGGACCCGCGTCTCCGGCGGCAAGGCCAATCTCCACCAGGGGGCGGTGGGGGTGGGGCTGGACCTGGCCACCGGGCGGGCGGTGCAGGGAGTCCAGTTCGACCGGCCCTGCCGCCGGCACCCGGACAGCGGGACCGACTTCGCCCACCTCGCCGTCCCCGGCTGGGATGCCCTGCTGGCCGAGGCCGCCGCCTGCTACGACATGACCGGCCTGGGCTATCTCGGCGTCGACCTGGTACTCGACCGCGACCGCGGCCCGCTGCTGCTGGAACTCAATGCCCGCCCGGGGCTCGCCATCCAGATGACCAACGGCGAGGGGCTGAAGCCCCGGCTGGACCGGGTGGAGGCGGAGCCCGAGGGACGGCCGGCGGCGGGGCGCGCCGCCTGGGCGCAGGCGGCCTTCCCCCGGGAGCCCCTCTGA
- a CDS encoding UUP1 family membrane protein has product MAWRALELGVPLKPGEQRAIWEVEAQVRFTATGGPVRASLALPEQQAGFRRISEHTASSGYGLDRPGEGGRRALWTVREARGEQHLYYSVQLMAAPGAVDPPVEPVEADPSLWEPPNEEAARAIVERARARSADAVSLARQLIATFSEGSGQSERLLETSHSRPELLVRLLADAGIGARVVHGLRLEDGRRRQSLEPWLEVHADDGVVLFDPATGEWGRPENLLLWERGGDAVLTVEGGENSRVHFSMLRHQEPAALAVRNHLGDTGVLDLTIHALPLEEQALFKTLLLIPVGALVVVLLRVLVGIRTSGTFMPVLIALAFMRMSLTTGLIAFTLVVATGLLIRGWLSRLNLLLVARVSAVIITVIAIMALFSVLAWRLGLNQAMTITFFPIIILAWTIERMSVLWEEEGGREVLAQGGGSLLTAVLAYLAMDNPWVRHLTFNFPELQLALLGLILLLGSYTGYRLLELRRFRPMTED; this is encoded by the coding sequence ATGGCCTGGCGCGCCCTGGAGCTGGGGGTCCCCCTCAAGCCGGGAGAGCAGCGCGCCATCTGGGAGGTGGAGGCGCAGGTGCGCTTCACCGCCACCGGCGGGCCGGTGCGCGCCTCGCTGGCACTGCCGGAGCAGCAGGCCGGATTCCGCCGGATCTCCGAGCATACCGCCTCCTCCGGCTACGGCCTGGACCGGCCCGGGGAGGGCGGCCGTCGCGCCCTGTGGACGGTGCGCGAGGCCCGGGGAGAGCAACACCTCTACTATTCCGTCCAGCTCATGGCGGCGCCGGGGGCGGTGGACCCGCCGGTGGAACCGGTGGAGGCGGATCCGAGCCTCTGGGAGCCCCCCAACGAGGAGGCGGCCCGGGCCATCGTGGAGCGGGCCCGGGCGCGCTCGGCCGACGCCGTCAGTCTGGCCCGGCAGCTCATCGCGACCTTCAGCGAGGGCTCGGGGCAGAGCGAACGGCTGCTGGAGACCAGCCATTCCCGCCCCGAGCTGCTGGTGCGGCTGCTCGCCGATGCCGGGATCGGGGCGCGAGTGGTTCACGGCCTGCGGCTGGAGGATGGTCGGCGCCGCCAGAGCCTGGAGCCGTGGCTGGAGGTCCACGCCGACGACGGCGTCGTCCTCTTCGACCCGGCCACCGGGGAGTGGGGCCGGCCGGAGAACCTGCTGCTCTGGGAGCGCGGGGGCGACGCGGTCCTCACCGTGGAGGGGGGCGAGAACTCCCGGGTCCACTTCTCCATGCTGCGCCACCAGGAGCCGGCGGCGCTGGCGGTGCGCAACCACCTGGGGGACACGGGGGTGCTGGATCTCACCATCCACGCCCTGCCCCTGGAGGAGCAGGCGCTGTTCAAGACGCTGCTGCTCATCCCGGTGGGGGCGCTGGTGGTGGTCCTCCTCCGGGTCCTGGTGGGGATCCGGACCTCGGGGACCTTCATGCCGGTCCTCATCGCCCTGGCCTTCATGCGCATGTCCCTGACCACCGGCCTCATCGCCTTTACCCTGGTGGTGGCCACGGGGCTGCTCATCCGCGGCTGGCTGTCGCGGCTGAACCTGCTGCTGGTGGCCCGGGTATCGGCGGTCATCATCACCGTCATCGCCATCATGGCCCTCTTCTCGGTGCTCGCCTGGCGCCTGGGGCTGAATCAGGCCATGACCATCACCTTCTTCCCCATCATCATCCTGGCCTGGACCATCGAACGGATGTCCGTCCTCTGGGAGGAGGAGGGCGGTCGCGAGGTGCTGGCCCAGGGCGGCGGGAGCCTGCTCACCGCGGTGCTGGCCTATCTGGCCATGGACAACCCCTGGGTACGCCACCTGACCTTCAACTTCCCGGAGCTGCAGCTTGCCCTCCTGGGGCTGATCCTGCTGCTGGGCAGCTACACCGGCTACCGCCTGCTGGAGCTGCGCCGCTTCCGCCCCATGACGGAGGACTGA
- a CDS encoding ATP-dependent zinc protease family protein, with translation MRLREGVSALALVVALSGCAAWERSPEPVTAEAFEARMAELDRRLKVLSEAEEGRGAGLSALEDELDGLPSEVAAACRREAVEPPLAPACTPVEEGPLTDRYLLGRREWARFPSLEVALEARVDTGASTSSLSATDITPFERDGEDWVRFRIARGEDHAIHPETEPGAIERPVARTVTIIQAAGEEERYVVTLPMELGPITERVEFTLNNRTDLSTPLLLGRRFFMDIALVDVGRKHIHGGPPDFQGEAAGPSGADAPGNGAGGG, from the coding sequence ATGCGACTACGGGAGGGGGTCAGCGCCCTGGCGCTGGTCGTGGCGCTCTCGGGCTGCGCGGCCTGGGAGCGCTCGCCGGAGCCGGTGACCGCCGAGGCCTTCGAGGCGCGTATGGCGGAGCTGGACCGGCGCCTGAAGGTCCTGTCCGAGGCGGAGGAGGGCCGTGGCGCGGGCCTCTCGGCCCTGGAGGACGAGCTGGACGGTCTGCCGTCGGAGGTGGCAGCCGCCTGTCGGCGCGAGGCAGTGGAGCCGCCGCTGGCCCCCGCCTGCACCCCCGTGGAGGAGGGCCCCCTCACGGATCGATACCTCCTGGGCCGCCGGGAGTGGGCCCGCTTCCCCTCGCTGGAGGTCGCCCTGGAGGCGCGGGTGGATACCGGCGCCAGTACCTCCTCCCTCTCCGCCACCGATATCACCCCCTTCGAGCGCGACGGCGAGGACTGGGTCCGCTTCCGCATCGCCCGGGGCGAGGACCACGCCATCCACCCGGAGACCGAGCCCGGGGCGATCGAGCGGCCGGTGGCGCGGACCGTGACCATCATCCAGGCCGCCGGGGAGGAGGAGCGCTACGTGGTCACCCTCCCCATGGAGCTGGGCCCCATCACCGAGCGGGTGGAGTTCACCCTCAACAACCGCACCGACCTGTCCACCCCGCTGCTGCTGGGGCGGCGCTTCTTCATGGATATCGCCCTGGTGGATGTGGGCCGCAAGCACATCCACGGCGGTCCACCGGATTTCCAGGGGGAGGCCGCGGGCCCCAGCGGGGCCGACGCGCCCGGTAACGGGGCAGGGGGCGGCTAG
- the thiD gene encoding bifunctional hydroxymethylpyrimidine kinase/phosphomethylpyrimidine kinase, with translation MAHDPEAVPVVMVFAGNDPAGGAGLAADTEAIASMGCHTAPVVTAITVQDTSNVQDFQAVGADWVVSQARAVLEDMPVACFKLGMLGSVENIEAVHTILRDYPDIPVVTDPVLFAGGGGDLAERDVPDALRSLIFPQTTLLTPNAPEARALAPAADTLDACAHQLMSDGCEFVLVTGADEPSEQVTNSLFGNERLLERFTWDRLPHTYHGSGCTLASAIAGLLAQASEPRSAVHEAQAYVQEALAHGYRIGMGQHVPNRLFWADGDDDE, from the coding sequence ATGGCCCATGACCCCGAAGCCGTCCCCGTGGTGATGGTCTTCGCCGGCAACGACCCGGCCGGCGGCGCCGGCCTGGCCGCGGACACCGAGGCCATCGCCTCCATGGGCTGCCACACCGCCCCGGTGGTCACCGCCATCACCGTCCAGGACACCAGCAACGTCCAGGACTTCCAGGCGGTGGGCGCCGACTGGGTGGTCTCCCAGGCGCGGGCGGTCCTGGAGGACATGCCGGTGGCCTGCTTCAAGCTCGGCATGCTCGGCAGCGTGGAGAACATCGAGGCGGTCCATACCATCCTGCGCGACTATCCGGACATCCCGGTGGTCACCGACCCGGTCCTCTTCGCCGGCGGCGGCGGCGACCTGGCCGAGCGCGACGTCCCCGACGCCCTGCGCAGCCTGATCTTCCCCCAGACCACCCTGCTCACCCCCAACGCCCCGGAGGCGCGCGCCCTGGCCCCGGCCGCCGACACCCTGGACGCCTGCGCCCATCAGCTCATGAGCGACGGCTGCGAGTTCGTCCTGGTCACCGGGGCGGACGAGCCCTCCGAGCAGGTGACCAACAGCCTCTTCGGCAACGAGCGCCTGCTGGAGCGCTTCACCTGGGACCGGCTGCCGCACACCTACCACGGCTCCGGCTGCACCCTCGCCTCGGCCATTGCCGGCCTCCTGGCCCAGGCCAGCGAGCCCCGCTCGGCGGTCCACGAGGCCCAGGCCTACGTCCAGGAGGCGCTGGCCCACGGCTATCGCATCGGCATGGGGCAGCACGTCCCCAACCGCCTCTTCTGGGCCGACGGCGACGATGACGAATAG
- the thiE gene encoding thiamine phosphate synthase codes for MTNRPTAPAISGLYAITDDQREGPAALTERVAAALDGGARVIQYRDKSGDGDRRRAEAAALAELCRARGATFIVNDDPDLAAELGAGLHLGADDPDLAAARARITGPLGASCYNDPERARTAVAAGADYVAFGRYFPSTTKPDNPPADPALLGRARAELGVPAVAIGGITPENGGELVAAGADALAVIHGVFGAADIAAAARRYAALFDAD; via the coding sequence ATGACGAATAGGCCGACCGCCCCGGCCATCAGCGGCCTCTACGCCATCACCGACGACCAGCGCGAGGGGCCCGCGGCGCTGACCGAGCGCGTGGCCGCGGCCCTGGATGGCGGCGCCCGGGTCATCCAGTACCGGGACAAATCGGGCGATGGCGACCGCCGCCGGGCCGAGGCCGCCGCCCTGGCGGAGCTCTGCCGCGCCCGCGGGGCGACCTTCATCGTCAACGACGACCCCGACCTCGCCGCGGAGCTGGGCGCCGGCCTCCACCTGGGCGCCGATGACCCGGATCTCGCCGCCGCCCGCGCCCGGATCACCGGCCCCCTGGGCGCCTCCTGCTACAACGACCCGGAGCGCGCCCGGACGGCCGTGGCCGCCGGAGCCGACTACGTCGCCTTCGGCCGCTACTTCCCCTCGACCACCAAGCCGGACAACCCGCCCGCCGACCCCGCCCTCCTGGGCCGGGCCCGGGCGGAGCTGGGGGTGCCCGCCGTTGCCATCGGCGGGATCACCCCGGAGAATGGCGGCGAACTGGTCGCCGCCGGGGCCGATGCCCTGGCGGTGATCCACGGCGTCTTTGGCGCGGCGGACATCGCCGCCGCCGCGCGGCGCTACGCCGCCCTCTTCGACGCCGACTGA
- the hemL gene encoding glutamate-1-semialdehyde 2,1-aminomutase, protein MPHTHELFEAASRHIPGGVNSPVRAFKGVGGEPMFFKRGEGARMISESDRSYIDYVGSWGPLILGHANPKVVRAVQETAAQGLSFGTPTVLETRMADKVCDLVPSMEMIRMVNSGTEATMSAIRLARGYTGRDKIVKFEGNFHGHVDSLLVKAGSGALTFGSPSSPGVPASLAEHTLTLTYNDADGVRELFEHMGGQIAGIIVEPVAGNMNCVPPEPGFLETLREVCDAHGSVLIFDEVMTGFRVALGGAQQRYGTTPDLTCLGKVVGGGMPVGAFGGRRAIMEQLSPLGPVYQAGTLAGNPVTMAAGLATLEQIEEPGFHERLENRARELAEGLEERARAHGIAMTTNVVGGMLGIFFTEDEQVTRYHQVVNSNLDRFRLFFHGMLNRGIYLAPAPFEACFLSSAHGDAEIRETLEAADATLAELG, encoded by the coding sequence ATGCCGCACACCCACGAACTCTTCGAGGCCGCCAGCCGCCACATCCCCGGGGGCGTGAACTCCCCGGTCCGCGCCTTCAAGGGCGTGGGCGGGGAGCCCATGTTCTTCAAGCGCGGCGAGGGCGCCCGCATGATCAGCGAGAGCGACCGGTCCTACATCGACTACGTCGGCTCCTGGGGCCCCCTGATCCTCGGCCACGCCAACCCCAAGGTGGTCCGCGCCGTCCAGGAGACCGCCGCCCAGGGCCTCTCCTTCGGCACCCCGACGGTGCTGGAGACCCGCATGGCCGACAAGGTCTGCGACCTGGTCCCCTCCATGGAGATGATCCGCATGGTCAACTCCGGCACCGAGGCGACCATGTCCGCCATCCGCCTGGCCCGCGGCTACACCGGCCGGGACAAGATCGTGAAGTTCGAGGGCAACTTCCACGGCCACGTGGACAGCCTGCTGGTAAAGGCCGGCTCCGGGGCGCTGACCTTCGGCAGCCCCAGCTCCCCCGGCGTCCCCGCCAGCCTCGCCGAGCACACCCTGACGCTCACCTACAACGACGCCGACGGCGTGCGCGAACTCTTCGAGCACATGGGCGGCCAGATCGCCGGGATCATCGTCGAGCCGGTGGCCGGCAACATGAACTGCGTGCCGCCGGAGCCCGGCTTCCTGGAGACCCTGCGCGAGGTCTGCGACGCCCACGGCTCGGTCCTCATCTTCGACGAGGTGATGACCGGCTTCCGCGTCGCCCTGGGCGGCGCCCAGCAGCGCTACGGCACCACCCCGGACCTCACCTGCCTGGGCAAGGTCGTCGGCGGCGGCATGCCGGTGGGCGCCTTCGGCGGCCGCCGGGCCATCATGGAGCAGCTCTCCCCGCTGGGCCCGGTCTACCAGGCCGGGACCCTGGCCGGTAACCCGGTGACCATGGCCGCCGGCCTGGCCACCCTGGAGCAGATCGAGGAGCCCGGCTTCCACGAGCGGCTGGAGAACCGCGCCCGGGAGCTGGCCGAGGGCCTGGAAGAGCGCGCCCGGGCCCACGGCATCGCCATGACCACCAACGTGGTTGGCGGCATGCTGGGGATCTTCTTCACCGAGGACGAACAGGTCACCCGCTATCACCAGGTGGTGAACTCCAACCTCGACCGCTTCCGGCTCTTCTTCCACGGCATGCTCAACCGCGGCATCTATCTCGCCCCGGCGCCCTTCGAGGCCTGCTTCCTCTCCAGCGCCCACGGCGATGCCGAGATCCGGGAGACCCTGGAGGCGGCCGACGCCACCCTGGCGGAGCTGGGCTAG